One Nicotiana tomentosiformis chromosome 4, ASM39032v3, whole genome shotgun sequence genomic window carries:
- the LOC138910480 gene encoding uncharacterized protein has translation MYKDLSEQREEAFKDLPILQDELEISQKEASLVKSEHAVLVEKVRLFEINNERLIVVDNATTSQVQEKIDLIDQLRAEMNKLKASTETLRSRMDLLASEKEATKEELASIRYQLRVMKDKADKCSRLNDELRAQLSSPISKRDDLDREYTALKSKLEAASTDSSEVEEMLAQYKNNEEIGLTKRKEWRCSARCCCYINGQSREANLFVLNKNEQADVITVNAKTKNLLYNAVTGEEYENISSCETAKEMWDKLEVTYEGTNKVKETRINLLVRDYKLFQMKNGESVEEMFSRFRKILGDLKSFGRPIKSGEQVRKILRSLPTIWQPKVIVLECQDLDKISYDELRGDLIAFEKTHLDRKIQEKKKTVAFKATVVESENEEEEGREQDENIAMLSQVVTNMMRRNRKNRRGKFNFRKGRMNNEADKNDGRCYECGKLATFKLTVRN, from the exons ATGTACAAAGATCTCAGTGAGCAAAGAGAAGAGGCCTTCAAGGACCTTCCTATTCTCCAAGATGAGCTAGAAATATCTCAAAAGGAGGCCTCGTTAGTGAAATCGGAGCATGCCGTACTAGTCGAGAAGGTAAGGCTATTTGAGATTAATAACGAGAGGTTAATTGTAGTAGATAATGCCACAACCTCGCAGGTCCAAGAGAAGATAGACCTGATAGACCAGCTACGAGCCGAGATGAACAAGCTCAAGGCTTCGACCGAGACATTGAGGAGTAGAATGGACCTTCTAGCCTCAGAAAAGGAGGCTACCAAAGAGGAGTTGGCATCGATCAGGTACCAACTCAGGGTGATGAAGGATAAGGCCGACAAGTGTTCTCGGCTAAATGATGAGCTTCGAGCACAACTGAGTTCGCCCATTTCGAAACGGGACGACCTCGACAGGGAGTATACCGCGTTGAAGTCCAAGTTAGAGGCAGCTTCAACCGATTCCTCCGAGGTCGAGGAGATGCTGGCCCAATACAAAAATAACGAGGAAATAG GACTaacaaaaaggaaagaatggagaTGCTCAGCAAGATGCTGTTGCTACATCAATGGTCAATCAAGAGAAGCAAATTTATTCGTCCTCAATAAAA ATGAACAAGCTGATGTCATCACTGTTAATGCAAAAACAAAAAATCTACTGTACAATGCTGTCACTGGAGAAGAATATGAAAATATATCAAGTTGCGAAACTGCAAAAGAAATGTGGGACAAACTGGAAGTCACTTACGAAGGAACCAACAAAGTGAAAGAGACTAGGATAAACCTCTTGGTTCGGGACTATAAGTTATTTCAAATGAAGAATGGTGAATCTGTAGAAGAAATGTTTTCCAGGTTCAGAAAAATACTTGGAGACCTCAAATCATTTGGAAGACCTATTAAAAGTGGCGAACAAGTTAGAAAGATTCTCAGAAGCTTACCTACAATTTGGCAGCCAAAGGTCATTGTGTTGGAATGTCAAGATCTGGACAAAATTTCCTATGACGAGCTCAGAGGTGATCTAATTGCTTTTGAGAAAACTCATCTTGATAGAAAAATTCAAGAGAAGAAGAAAACTGTTGCTTTCAAGGCAACTGTGGTTGAATcggaaaatgaagaagaagaaggaagagaacAAGATGAAAACATTGCAATGCTCTCTCAAGTCGTAACCAACATGATGAGAAGAAACAGAAAAAACAGAAGAGGGAAGTTCAACTTCAGGAAAGGAAGGATGAACAATGAAGCTGATAAAAATGATGGAAGGTGTTACGAATGTGGAAAGTTGGCCACATTCAAGCTGACTGTCCGGAATTAA